Proteins from a genomic interval of Papaver somniferum cultivar HN1 chromosome 4, ASM357369v1, whole genome shotgun sequence:
- the LOC113274115 gene encoding MYB-like transcription factor ETC3 produces MSDTNHSRSSQDSKDATSSTSQNSKPDFMEDEEILIAKMHSLVGDRWSLIAGRIPGRTAEEIEKYWTSRHSSSHR; encoded by the exons ATGAGTGACACGAATCACTCCAGAAGTTCCCAGGATTCAAAAG ATGCGACATCATCCACAAGTCAGAATTCTAAGCCGGATTTCATGGAGGATGAAGAAATTCTAATTGCCAAGATGCACAGTCTAGTTGGAGATAG GTGGTCTTTGATAGCTGGAAGGATTCCCGGAAGGACAGCAGAAGAGATTGAGAAGTACTGGACTTCGAGACATTCTTCATCGCATCGATAG